In the Oryza glaberrima chromosome 6, OglaRS2, whole genome shotgun sequence genome, one interval contains:
- the LOC127776391 gene encoding putative disease resistance protein RGA3 produces MDAVETIISTGINIHEATQLRNELSRLQATLPKARFLINRGEWGRFKNKDMAILLSQLKDTTYDAKDLLRESDDQALRQKMEDANGTGSVFGRDKERDLVIEKLGVCSMIGRDSQRDHVIELLGVPLITRSGVARARAKGKRAAAPVIGNTSASSRAKQLKRDSRARPRLAEAKCIDNVPVLPIFGIGGVGKTTLAQFIYNDPRVQAYFGNRRVWVCVSDLFDKKRVTKEIIESFNREEYKPLCGLDALQVELMEQLERQKFLLVLDDIWQEAIDEWESFYAPFKNGPKGSMIIVTTRFTTVADRVATNNCKPIQLEGLDRDIFWEFFSKCAFGEECPESYPQLQDIGQSIASRLCGSPLAAKTTGRLLNMKLTVQHWETVQNSELWELPHRDNEILPALQLSYLYLPQELKRCFAFCSMFPKDYSFERDEIVDIWVAEGFVASGGITRLEDMGIRYLDDLRSKFLFQTDPMYPDQTRYVMHDLIHDMAQSGYVDECLLMQDLRSRNERRMLHVVRHMSVKVADESLKNGMRGIQDLNKLHSLRFGIKLNVEITWFNQLSNILYLSLKGCKLVKLPESIGELNSLRYLDISRSGVQELPKKFCSLYSLQHCQ; encoded by the exons ATGGACGCCGTGGAAACGATCATCTCAACCGGGATCAACATCCATGAAGCGACCCAGCTGAGAAATGAACTGTCCCGCCTCCAGGCCACCTTGCCCAAGGCTCGCTTCCTCATCAATCGTGGCGAGTGGGGCAGGTTCAAGAACAAGGACATGGCGATCCTTCTATCACAGCTCAAGGACACCACCTACGACGCCAAGGATCTTCTCCGCGAGTCCGATGATCAGGCGCTGCGGCAAAAGATGGAGGATGCTAACGGAACTGGTTCG GTGTTTGGCCGTGACAAAGAACGAGATCTAGTGATTGAGAAGCTGGGTGTGTGTTCGATGATTGGACGTGACAGTCAACGAGATCATGTGATTGAGTTACTGGGTGTGCCACTGATCACCAGAAGTGGTGTTGCACGAGCACGGGCTAAAGGAAAGAGAGCAGCAGCCCCGGTCATTGGCAACACATCAGCATCATCCAGAGCGAAGCAACTGAAGAGAGATAGTAGGGCAAGACCCAGACTTGCTGAGGCCAAATGCATCGACAATGTTCCCGTCTTGCCGATTTTTGGCATTGGTGGGGTGGGGAAGACTACCCTAGCTCAGTTCATCTACAATGATCCAAGGGTGCAAGCTTACTTTGGCAATAGGAGGGTATGGGTCTGTGTTTCAGACCTCTTTGACAAGAAAAGAGTAACAAAAGAGATCATTGAGTCTTTCAATAGGGAAGAGTATAAGCCACTTTGCGGTTTAGATGCTCTTCAGGTGGAATTGATGGAGCAGCTGGAGAGGCAAAAGTTCCTTTTGGTGTTGGATGACATTTGGCAAGAAGCTATTGATGAGTGGGAGTCATTTTATGCACCATTCAAGAACGGACCTAAAGGCAGTATGATCATAGTAACTACAAGATTTACAACTGTTGCTGATCGTGTTGCCACCAACAATTGTAAGCCTATCCAACTCGAAGGCTTGGATAGagatatattttgggagttcTTTAGCAAGTGTGCATTCGGAGAAGAGTGTCCAGAATCATATCCTCAATTGCAAGATATTGGTCAGAGCATTGCCTCTAGGTTATGTGGGTCTCCTTTAGCTGCCAAAACTACTGGACGTTTGTTGAATATGAAGCTGACTGTGCAACATTGGGAGACTGTTCAGAACAGTGAATTGTGGGAGCTGCCACATCGAGACAATGAGATATTACCGGCCCTCCAGCTGAGCTACTTATATCTCCCACAAGaacttaagagatgctttgcATTTTGCTCCATGTTTCCAAAAGATTATAGCTTTGAACGAGATGAGATCGTTGACATTTGGGTGGCCGAGGGCTTTGTTGCGTCAGGAGGAATCACGCGTCTTGAAGATATGGGGATTAGGTATTTGGATGATTTGAGGAGCAAGTTTCTTTTTCAAACCGATCCCATGTACCCTGATCAAACTAGAtatgtaatgcatgacttgatCCATGATATGGCACAATCCGGTTATGTGGATGAATGCCTGTTGATGCAAGATTTGAGGTCTCGGAATGAGAGGAGAATGCTACATGTAGTTCGCCATATGTCCGTGAAGGTGGCTGATGAATCCCTGAAGAACGGAATGAGAGGCATTCAGGATTTGAACAAATTGCATTCACTTAGGTTTGGAATCAAACTCAATGTTGAGATTACCTGGTTCAATCAGCTCTCCAACATCCTATATTTGAGCCTAAAGGGTTGTAAGCTGGTCAAGCTACCTGAGAGCATAGGCGAGTTGAACAGTCTCCGTTATCTTGATATTTCTCGTAGCGGTGTACAAGAATTGCCGAAGAAATTCTGTAGCCTTTACAGCCTACAG CATTGCCAGTGA